The Couchioplanes caeruleus sequence GGGTGCTCCACCACCCCGGCGCCGGCCTTGGTGAGCTCGCGGGCCAGCGCGGCGATGCGGTCGGTCTCGTGGCCGCGGATGTGGGCCACCCCGCGCAGCGAGGACGGCGAGGAGGCGAGCGTGGCGAGGGCGGCGACGACCGGGGTCAGCTCACTGACCTCGGACAGGTCGGCGTCGATGCCGTGCAGGGTGCCCGTGCCCCGCACGGTGAGCCCGTCGTCGTCCTGGCTCACCTCGGCGCCGAGCCCGGTGAGCAGCTCCGCGAGGGCGCCGACCGGCTGCCAGCTCTCGCGGGGCCAGCCGGCCAGTGTCACCGACCCGCCCGTGACCATGGCGGCGCCGAAGAACGGCGCGGCGCCGGAAAGGTCGGGCTCGATCCGCCAGGTCCGTCCGCTCAGGGCGCCCGGCTCGACGGCCCAGACGTCCGCCTCGCTCTCGTCCACGACGGCTCCGGCCGCCCGCAGCATGTGGGTGGTCATCCGCAGATGCGGCGCGGACGGCACGGGCGGCCCCTCGTGCCGCAGCACGAGACCCTTGGCGAAGCGCGGCGCCGACAGCAGCAGGCCCGACACGAACTGGCTGGAGGCCGAGGCGTCGATGACGGCCGAGCCGCCGTCGACCGCGCCGGTGCCGCGCACGACGAGCGGCAGGCCGCCCTCGGGCGACGAGTCGATGACGACGCCGAGGGACCGCAACGCCTCCACGATCGGCCGCAGCGGGCGGTTGCGGGCGTGGGGGTCGCCGTCGAACGTGACCGTGCCCTCGGCCAGCGCGGCCACCGGCGGTGCGAACCGCATGACGGTGCCGGCCAGGCCGACGTCGATGGTGGCGGGCCCGCGCAGCGGTCCCGGCTCGACCGGCCAGACCTCCGCGCCGGACGAGTCGATCCCGGTGCCCAGTGCCCGCAGGCCGGCGGCCATCAGCGTGGTGTCGCGGGCCCGCAGCGGGCGATGGATCTCGCCGGGGCCGTCGGCGAGGGCGCTGAGCACGAGGGCCCGCGCGGTCATCGACTTGGAGCCGGGCAGCCGCACGGTCGCGGAGACGGGCCCCGTGGCGACGGGCGCGGTCCAGGGTCGGGCTTCTGCGGTCACGGACCCATTCTGCCGGTCGGGTATGACAGCCGCCGCGCGCGGCCCGCCGCTGCGCCGCCGGGCGGCTTGTCACCGCCCGCCGCCGCGCGCGGCCCGCCGGACACGCGGCCCGCTGACTCGCCCGGCCTGCCGGACACGAGGGCTGCCGTCGCGCGCGGCTTCGGCGGGTCAGCGGGCGTGGCGGCATCGGGCGTAGGGTCTGGCGCATGTGCGGGCGGTATGCGACCACGAAGAGCGAGGCCGACCTCGGCCAGCTCTTCGATGCCGTCGCGGTGGCCGAGGCACCCCCGGCGAGCTGGAACGTCGCGCCGACCGACCCGGTGCCGCTGATCCGCATGTCGCAGCGCCACGGCGGCCGCGTGGTGGACACCGCCCGCTGGGGTTTGGTGCCGCCGTGGGCCACCGACCCGCGCGCCGGTGCCCGGATGATCAACGCCCGGTCCGAGACGGTGGCCACCTCCCCGGCGTTCGCAGCGTCCTTCCAGCGCCGCCGCTGCCTGGTGCCGGCCGACGGCTGGTACGAGTGGGTGCGCACCGGCAGGCAGCGCCAGGCCTACTACATGACCCCGCGCGACTCCTCGGTGCTGGCCTTCGCGGGCATCTGGACGATGTGGCGCGCCGAGACGCTGACCTGCAGCGTGCTCACCACCGCGGCGCT is a genomic window containing:
- the aroA gene encoding 3-phosphoshikimate 1-carboxyvinyltransferase, whose translation is MTAEARPWTAPVATGPVSATVRLPGSKSMTARALVLSALADGPGEIHRPLRARDTTLMAAGLRALGTGIDSSGAEVWPVEPGPLRGPATIDVGLAGTVMRFAPPVAALAEGTVTFDGDPHARNRPLRPIVEALRSLGVVIDSSPEGGLPLVVRGTGAVDGGSAVIDASASSQFVSGLLLSAPRFAKGLVLRHEGPPVPSAPHLRMTTHMLRAAGAVVDESEADVWAVEPGALSGRTWRIEPDLSGAAPFFGAAMVTGGSVTLAGWPRESWQPVGALAELLTGLGAEVSQDDDGLTVRGTGTLHGIDADLSEVSELTPVVAALATLASSPSSLRGVAHIRGHETDRIAALARELTKAGAGVVEHPDGLDITPRPLRATTFETYADHRMAHAAAVIGLAVGGIDLTDVACTSKTLPEFPELWAGLVTGS
- a CDS encoding SOS response-associated peptidase, which encodes MCGRYATTKSEADLGQLFDAVAVAEAPPASWNVAPTDPVPLIRMSQRHGGRVVDTARWGLVPPWATDPRAGARMINARSETVATSPAFAASFQRRRCLVPADGWYEWVRTGRQRQAYYMTPRDSSVLAFAGIWTMWRAETLTCSVLTTAALGGLAAVHDRMPLILPRERWAAWLTGGEDPGELLRPPSEAALEAIEVRAVRPDVGNVRNNGPALTTPLPAPAPESTLF